The following coding sequences are from one Lipingzhangella halophila window:
- a CDS encoding DUF523 domain-containing protein has protein sequence MQRVLVSACLMGRRVRFDGRAKTMDDAIVDRWRAEGRLVVYCPEVAGGLPVPRPPAEIEAAQGADAVLHGNARLRTPQGADVTQFFLAGARAALATAQSNDVRVAVLKESSPSCGLHRVYDGGFTGTTTEGPGVTARLLLDHGVSVYTENEIEAADARLAELEAAR, from the coding sequence ATGCAGCGGGTCCTGGTCAGCGCCTGCCTGATGGGACGACGAGTCCGCTTTGACGGCCGTGCCAAGACGATGGACGATGCCATCGTCGATCGCTGGCGGGCCGAGGGGCGGCTCGTCGTCTACTGCCCCGAGGTGGCCGGAGGGCTGCCCGTGCCGCGCCCGCCCGCGGAGATCGAGGCGGCACAGGGAGCCGACGCCGTGCTGCACGGCAACGCCCGCCTGCGCACCCCGCAGGGGGCCGATGTCACCCAGTTCTTCCTCGCGGGAGCGCGCGCCGCGCTGGCGACCGCGCAGTCCAACGACGTGCGGGTGGCGGTGCTGAAGGAGTCGAGCCCGTCGTGCGGCCTGCACCGGGTCTACGACGGAGGCTTCACCGGCACGACAACCGAGGGTCCCGGAGTTACCGCGCGCCTGCTGTTGGACCACGGTGTCAGTGTCTACACCGAGAACGAGATCGAGGCCGCCGACGCGCGCCTGGCCGAGCTGGAGGCCGCACGCTGA